Proteins from a single region of Companilactobacillus farciminis KCTC 3681 = DSM 20184:
- the mnmG gene encoding tRNA uridine-5-carboxymethylaminomethyl(34) synthesis enzyme MnmG, translated as MDIKEFDSETYDVIVVGAGHAGSEAALAAARMGQKTLLITINLDMVAFMPCNPSVGGPAKGIVVREIDALGGEMGRNIDKTYIQMRMLNTGKGPAVRALRAQADKNMYHRMMKDVLEDEPNLTLRQGIAEKLIVEDGVCKGIVTATGARYHAKSVVLTAGTSSRGKIIIGELMYSSGPNNSIPSIKLSEDLEKHGFKLTRFKTGTPPRVNKNTINFDETIEQPGDKEPNHFSFETPDSNYLQHQISCWMTYTNADTHKIIRENLDRAPMFSGVIKGVGPRYCPSIEDKIVRFADKPRHQIFLEPEGKDTKEYYVGDFSTSMPEEVQLKMLHSVAGLENAKLMRPGYAIEYDVIEPWQLKLNLETKIVKNLFTAGQMNGTSGYEEAAGQGIMAGINAALRAEGKDPFILRRDEAYIGVLIDDLVTKGTNEPYRLLTSRAEYRLILRHDNADLRLTDYGYKLGLISDKRYDAFKEKRQTIEMELKRLSRKMITPKMALPFLKAHDLKPLKDGILADHFLRRPEVHYSDIIDMIGEADYPVDRRVAEQVEIATKYDGYIKKEKMRIERLKKMESKKIPERIDYTKVDSLATEAVQKLTKINPQTIAQASRISGVNPADIGILSVYIEQGKIAKLPEAK; from the coding sequence ATGGATATTAAGGAATTTGATTCAGAGACTTATGACGTCATCGTTGTAGGTGCCGGTCACGCTGGTTCAGAAGCTGCTTTGGCTGCTGCCAGAATGGGCCAAAAAACACTTTTAATTACTATCAACTTGGATATGGTCGCTTTTATGCCATGTAATCCTTCCGTTGGTGGACCCGCTAAAGGAATCGTTGTTCGTGAAATCGATGCCTTAGGTGGAGAAATGGGTCGCAACATTGATAAGACCTACATTCAAATGAGAATGCTCAATACTGGTAAAGGTCCAGCGGTTCGTGCCTTGCGTGCTCAAGCTGATAAGAACATGTATCACCGTATGATGAAAGATGTTCTAGAAGACGAGCCTAATTTGACATTGCGTCAAGGAATCGCCGAAAAATTGATTGTTGAAGATGGTGTCTGCAAAGGTATCGTCACAGCAACTGGAGCTAGATATCACGCTAAGTCAGTAGTTTTGACAGCTGGTACTTCTTCACGAGGAAAGATTATTATTGGAGAATTGATGTATTCATCAGGTCCTAATAACAGTATTCCTTCAATCAAACTTTCAGAAGATCTTGAAAAGCATGGTTTCAAATTGACACGTTTCAAGACTGGTACACCTCCACGTGTTAACAAGAACACTATCAACTTTGACGAAACAATTGAACAACCTGGTGACAAAGAACCAAACCACTTCTCATTTGAGACACCAGATTCAAATTACTTACAACATCAAATTTCTTGCTGGATGACTTATACAAACGCTGATACTCACAAAATCATCCGTGAAAACCTTGACCGTGCACCAATGTTCTCTGGTGTGATCAAAGGTGTAGGACCAAGATATTGTCCTTCAATTGAAGATAAGATTGTTCGTTTCGCTGACAAGCCAAGACACCAAATCTTCTTGGAGCCAGAAGGTAAAGATACTAAGGAATATTACGTAGGTGATTTCTCAACTTCAATGCCTGAAGAAGTTCAATTGAAGATGTTGCATTCTGTAGCCGGACTAGAAAATGCTAAGTTGATGCGTCCTGGTTACGCCATTGAATACGATGTTATCGAACCTTGGCAATTGAAATTAAACCTTGAAACTAAGATTGTTAAGAACCTCTTTACAGCCGGTCAAATGAACGGAACTTCTGGCTATGAAGAAGCTGCTGGACAAGGAATCATGGCTGGTATCAACGCTGCTTTACGTGCCGAAGGTAAGGATCCATTTATCTTGCGTCGTGATGAAGCTTATATCGGTGTTTTAATTGACGACTTAGTTACTAAGGGAACTAACGAACCTTACCGTTTGTTGACTAGTCGTGCTGAATATCGTTTGATTTTGCGTCACGATAATGCCGATTTACGTTTAACAGACTATGGTTACAAATTAGGCTTAATTAGTGACAAGCGTTATGACGCCTTCAAAGAAAAGCGTCAAACTATTGAAATGGAATTAAAACGCCTTTCACGTAAGATGATCACACCTAAGATGGCTCTACCATTCTTGAAAGCACATGACTTGAAGCCATTGAAAGATGGAATTTTGGCTGATCACTTCTTGAGAAGACCAGAAGTACACTATTCAGATATCATCGACATGATTGGAGAAGCTGATTATCCAGTTGACCGCCGTGTGGCTGAACAAGTAGAAATCGCTACTAAGTATGATGGCTATATCAAGAAAGAAAAGATGCGTATCGAACGTTTGAAGAAGATGGAATCAAAGAAGATTCCTGAACGTATTGATTACACAAAGGTTGATAGTTTAGCTACTGAAGCAGTTCAAAAGCTAACCAAGATCAATCCTCAAACAATTGCTCAAGCTAGTCGTATCAGTGGTGTTAACCCTGCTGATATTGGTATTTTGAGTGTTTATATTGAACAAGGTAAGATTGCTAAATTACCTGAAGCAAAATAA
- a CDS encoding helix-turn-helix domain-containing protein, protein MKFGNHLKQERLRRKFTQQKVAQDLNVSRQTISSWETENSYPDISSLIRLSDYYQVSLDQLLKEDTGMTEYLKKQEILKSIRPIIWILTTIDILFLGFLILSMADIIELTSLVSIIIVSMGLLNVIAMITLVRFRNKVEPKTNDKSKLFKTIPFLVVLSLIAVVVLYFAGEYKFSGFFTGVFISLLVILIVKKRKD, encoded by the coding sequence ATGAAATTTGGCAATCACTTGAAACAAGAACGACTCCGGCGTAAATTTACTCAGCAAAAAGTCGCACAGGACCTGAACGTCTCTAGACAAACTATTTCTAGTTGGGAAACCGAAAATAGCTATCCTGATATCAGTAGTCTGATTCGATTGAGTGATTACTACCAAGTTTCGTTAGATCAACTTCTCAAGGAGGATACTGGTATGACTGAATACTTAAAAAAACAAGAAATTTTGAAGAGCATTAGACCTATCATTTGGATTTTGACGACGATCGACATCTTGTTCCTAGGTTTTCTCATCTTGAGCATGGCCGACATTATTGAACTGACATCATTAGTCAGCATAATCATTGTTTCGATGGGGCTTTTGAACGTTATAGCGATGATTACTCTCGTTCGTTTTAGAAATAAAGTTGAACCAAAGACTAACGATAAATCTAAGCTTTTTAAGACGATACCTTTTCTAGTTGTCCTATCTTTAATCGCTGTTGTAGTCCTTTATTTTGCTGGTGAATACAAGTTCTCTGGTTTCTTTACCGGAGTATTTATTAGCCTTTTGGTAATTTTGATAGTGAAGAAGCGCAAAGACTAA
- a CDS encoding Gfo/Idh/MocA family protein: MEKIGVIGLGNIAQKAYLPVMATLQDKFEWHLTTRNEQKGQMLEAKYGFKHFHQTLDELIAEKPLAVFVHTPTKTHYQIIKQLLNNGINVYVDKPISEDLAQVEELYKLAESKDLMLTCGFNRRFAPFDQELKQIADKRTIVSEKIRENSPQPAQFAIFDLMIHSVDTALYLMDEKIERVNNFVVTNDEGDLEQGYITIEGQKSHVQVITNMVGGSNLELSTVQGKTTRQTVTNLNHLETFKTGMTTQASRPDWEETLVTRGFDPIIRVFLKAVSEHLANPVSPESSILSHKLCFDLVKTLNK, encoded by the coding sequence ATGGAAAAAATCGGAGTTATCGGTTTAGGGAATATTGCACAAAAAGCTTATTTGCCAGTTATGGCTACGTTACAAGATAAATTTGAGTGGCATTTAACTACTCGCAATGAACAAAAGGGACAAATGCTAGAGGCTAAATATGGTTTCAAACATTTCCACCAAACACTTGACGAGTTGATTGCCGAAAAACCATTGGCAGTATTCGTACATACGCCAACAAAAACACATTATCAAATTATTAAACAATTACTGAATAATGGCATTAACGTTTATGTTGATAAGCCAATTTCAGAAGATTTGGCTCAAGTTGAAGAATTGTACAAATTGGCTGAATCCAAAGACCTGATGTTGACTTGTGGTTTCAATCGTCGTTTTGCACCATTTGATCAGGAATTAAAACAAATCGCGGATAAACGGACAATTGTCTCAGAAAAAATCCGTGAAAATTCACCTCAACCAGCACAATTTGCTATTTTTGATTTGATGATTCATTCGGTTGATACAGCTCTTTATTTGATGGATGAAAAGATTGAACGAGTAAATAACTTCGTAGTAACTAATGACGAAGGTGATTTGGAACAAGGCTATATCACGATTGAAGGGCAAAAGAGTCACGTTCAAGTAATTACCAATATGGTAGGTGGCAGCAACTTAGAATTGTCGACTGTTCAAGGAAAAACAACGCGTCAAACAGTAACTAATTTGAATCATTTGGAAACTTTCAAAACAGGGATGACGACACAAGCTTCACGTCCAGATTGGGAAGAGACTCTAGTTACAAGAGGTTTTGATCCAATTATTCGGGTCTTTCTCAAAGCTGTGAGTGAACATCTAGCTAACCCAGTGAGTCCAGAATCATCTATTTTAAGTCATAAATTGTGTTTTGATTTAGTTAAAACTTTAAACAAATAA
- a CDS encoding chloride channel protein — MTKKLALFSYGLILSAVIGVIAALFLIIENLLSELVWMTNNQLLQILLVAVGGFILYFLLKKWPDLPKTAHDSIVELKTSQTIDYQDVFVNLLITLVILTFGAGVGPEAALLSAIISLSIWQADNLRYLYFHYDELKQLQFNERMKRLFNPFAFRQKYDREIAPKAIKIVRQKKLLYGIFTLNGVISFGLLLRQTDQPSFVTKLGQTNWNVRQIWIVPILMILGIAFARICKLVYRFFTERMSKISFSLPTKVAVGTLGIICIVLLEPELLFSGQHSLHLLVSDWSQKTALFLIGMAILKLIFLSWCLNFNWRGGDIFPLTFAAMILGFAAAQLLPSFDKLLIVAVVATTFLSEMVSPIIGGIFLIFFFPIQLWVVILLVAGLLYFFNKKVLS, encoded by the coding sequence ATGACAAAAAAACTAGCATTATTTAGTTATGGATTGATTTTAAGTGCCGTGATCGGCGTGATTGCAGCTTTATTTTTAATAATTGAAAATTTATTATCAGAATTAGTCTGGATGACAAATAACCAGCTGTTACAAATTTTGTTAGTAGCAGTTGGTGGTTTTATTTTATATTTTCTTTTGAAAAAATGGCCTGACCTTCCTAAGACAGCGCATGATTCGATCGTAGAGCTGAAAACTAGTCAGACGATTGACTACCAAGATGTTTTCGTCAATTTATTGATAACATTAGTTATTTTGACTTTTGGGGCTGGAGTAGGGCCGGAAGCTGCCTTGTTGAGTGCCATTATTTCACTCTCGATTTGGCAAGCTGATAATTTACGTTATTTATATTTTCATTATGATGAATTAAAACAACTTCAGTTTAACGAGCGAATGAAACGGTTGTTTAATCCTTTTGCATTTCGCCAAAAATACGATCGAGAAATAGCTCCTAAAGCTATTAAAATTGTCAGACAGAAAAAATTATTATATGGGATTTTTACCCTCAATGGGGTCATTAGTTTCGGATTGTTATTACGTCAAACTGACCAACCATCCTTTGTAACGAAGTTAGGTCAAACCAATTGGAATGTAAGGCAAATTTGGATCGTGCCGATATTGATGATTTTGGGTATCGCTTTTGCTCGAATTTGTAAGTTGGTATATCGATTCTTTACGGAACGAATGTCTAAAATTTCTTTCTCTTTGCCAACCAAAGTAGCTGTTGGAACCTTGGGTATTATCTGTATCGTGCTGTTAGAACCAGAATTACTATTTTCAGGTCAACACAGTTTGCATTTACTAGTCAGTGATTGGTCGCAAAAAACAGCTTTATTTTTAATCGGCATGGCAATTTTAAAATTGATTTTTCTATCTTGGTGCTTAAACTTCAACTGGCGTGGAGGAGATATTTTCCCTCTGACTTTTGCAGCGATGATTTTAGGATTTGCGGCAGCTCAGTTATTACCAAGTTTTGATAAATTGTTGATTGTGGCGGTAGTAGCAACGACGTTTTTATCAGAAATGGTTTCACCAATTATTGGCGGAATTTTCTTGATTTTCTTCTTCCCAATTCAATTGTGGGTAGTAATTTTATTAGTCGCCGGATTGCTATATTTTTTTAACAAGAAGGTTCTTTCTTAG
- a CDS encoding extracellular solute-binding protein yields MMKKRIGFIVILTTIVLLASGCTQAKDDLTISTFKNSSRQEKRDIWEPFSKKYDLTIKTEFGNDKERLENSDAGIDIIELLQKDAVAGNKEARFKKLDFSKLKNFGLLSKQQQKIAKETNSIPYQVKRLGVVYNANKVGEIYSWDQLWDAGLESSIAVPNITTELGPQMLYMVQGHYQRKQVTSVFVDTGQLDSKTMFMELNNLKPNILKVYDDPNGLSQMLKSGEIYVAVVDDIVGQKIQKANPNIKFVFPKEDDYIGYKTAAILKNSESDKDYQYLDFLIEKNQNNLKQVDRLQMLRKIDYEFLNKHLTGYTKEWNEIIN; encoded by the coding sequence ATGATGAAGAAAAGGATTGGATTTATCGTTATATTGACGACGATTGTCCTATTGGCAAGTGGTTGTACGCAAGCAAAGGACGATTTAACAATTTCCACATTTAAGAATTCTTCTAGACAAGAAAAAAGGGATATTTGGGAACCATTCAGTAAGAAATACGATTTAACGATTAAAACAGAATTTGGAAATGATAAAGAACGCTTAGAAAATAGCGATGCTGGAATTGATATTATTGAGCTGCTACAAAAAGATGCTGTGGCAGGCAATAAAGAAGCACGGTTTAAAAAATTAGATTTTTCCAAGTTGAAGAACTTTGGACTTTTATCTAAGCAGCAACAAAAAATAGCCAAGGAGACGAATAGTATTCCATATCAGGTTAAACGCTTGGGTGTAGTCTATAACGCTAACAAAGTCGGGGAAATTTATTCATGGGATCAGTTGTGGGATGCTGGGTTAGAAAGCAGCATTGCAGTGCCTAATATTACAACTGAATTAGGTCCACAAATGCTTTATATGGTGCAAGGTCATTATCAGCGCAAGCAAGTAACGTCAGTATTTGTTGATACGGGTCAATTAGATAGCAAGACGATGTTTATGGAGTTAAATAATTTAAAACCAAATATTCTCAAAGTCTATGATGATCCGAATGGTTTAAGTCAGATGCTGAAATCAGGTGAGATATACGTTGCGGTGGTGGATGATATCGTTGGTCAAAAAATACAAAAAGCTAATCCGAATATTAAATTTGTTTTTCCTAAAGAAGATGACTACATTGGCTACAAAACGGCCGCCATTCTGAAAAATAGTGAGTCTGATAAAGACTATCAGTATTTAGATTTTCTAATTGAAAAGAATCAAAACAATTTGAAACAAGTTGATAGATTGCAGATGCTTAGAAAAATTGATTATGAATTCTTGAATAAACATTTAACTGGTTACACTAAAGAATGGAATGAAATTATCAATTGA